In Erythrolamprus reginae isolate rEryReg1 chromosome 10, rEryReg1.hap1, whole genome shotgun sequence, one DNA window encodes the following:
- the LOC139173428 gene encoding uncharacterized protein, whose amino-acid sequence MQFSPPPSKSRMVQQDFTLHFLKVLKELLAFVLFSYTVLFGALLLAGWTTYFLVLK is encoded by the coding sequence ATGCAGTTTTCCCCACCACCTTCGAAATCCAGGATGGTGCAGCAGGATTTTACCCTCCATTTTCTGAAGGTGCTGAAAGAACTCCTGGCGTTTGTACTCTTCAGTTACACCGTCTTGTTTGGAGCGCTGCTGTTGGCTGGATGGACAACTTACTTCCTTGTGCTGAAGTGA